One Falsibacillus pallidus genomic region harbors:
- a CDS encoding TadE family protein gives MWNLINMKLKNEEGSSTIEFLGILPFILIVIMIAWQLIVTVQAIVVTQSAANEAAKVYSITDNPVEAEQAARKIVNTGGSYLKFESATGLFDKDFTTTVNVNIDLVFIPKSIFSNHQAPSISYSSKASGKVIKNES, from the coding sequence GTGTGGAACTTGATAAATATGAAACTGAAAAATGAAGAAGGTTCGTCCACGATAGAGTTCCTCGGGATTCTTCCTTTTATTTTGATTGTCATCATGATCGCCTGGCAGCTGATTGTAACGGTCCAGGCAATCGTCGTCACGCAGTCTGCTGCGAATGAAGCGGCAAAGGTCTACTCTATAACGGACAATCCGGTGGAGGCTGAGCAGGCAGCCCGGAAGATTGTCAATACCGGGGGATCTTATTTGAAGTTTGAGAGTGCAACCGGATTGTTCGATAAAGATTTCACCACTACGGTCAACGTAAACATCGATTTGGTTTTTATTCCGAAAAGCATCTTTTCAAATCATCAGGCACCATCGATTTCCTACTCTTCTAAGGCAAGCGGCAAGGTGATTAAGAATGAAAGCTAG
- a CDS encoding Tad domain-containing protein — translation MKARISACLKEERGNAALFMIGMLGIMMVLFVFVFNLTKVFAVKEEAQTTTQQASLAATAVLYGGLDEAIKDYETTLIGTVDSLPESIEMKIDKKKVELQSDSSYSDYSNNEISLEAMDIVLTDELRHGIGNKKLDEVLEQHIRNEILPEMMKQARQTILDNHGKLTGAQLVIENGQVYVRASNKVSGTSIKGFFHNLTGDLFQTSGGPKVDFMEELDYFPHEIVRSLDY, via the coding sequence ATGAAAGCTAGAATCAGTGCCTGCCTCAAGGAAGAACGGGGAAATGCAGCATTATTCATGATTGGGATGCTGGGTATCATGATGGTGCTATTCGTCTTTGTATTCAATCTGACGAAAGTGTTCGCTGTAAAGGAAGAAGCCCAGACTACGACCCAGCAAGCAAGTTTGGCAGCAACTGCAGTGCTGTACGGTGGCCTGGATGAAGCGATTAAAGATTACGAGACAACGTTGATTGGAACTGTTGATTCTCTTCCAGAATCGATCGAAATGAAAATCGATAAGAAAAAGGTCGAGCTGCAGTCAGATTCCAGCTACAGTGATTACTCAAACAATGAAATATCCCTGGAAGCGATGGATATTGTACTGACAGATGAATTGAGGCATGGAATCGGTAATAAAAAGCTGGACGAAGTATTGGAACAGCACATAAGAAATGAGATTCTGCCGGAAATGATGAAACAAGCTCGCCAAACAATCCTGGATAACCACGGAAAACTGACTGGTGCGCAGCTTGTCATTGAAAATGGTCAAGTATATGTCCGGGCTTCGAATAAAGTGAGTGGGACTTCCATCAAAGGATTTTTTCACAATTTAACAGGAGACCTCTTTCAAACCTCAGGAGGTCCAAAAGTGGACTTTATGGAAGAGCTCGATTATTTTCCACATGAAATTGTTCGATCACTAGACTATTAG